gagctggcagctctcccaggggaaaggaCTTGACCTACCCTCAGCATCTTCCAGGGACTTCGTCTTGGGTATGGGTTGTGAATCCAGATCGTCGTCATCATCATCAGGATCATCTTCATCATCAAGATCCTCATCATCGTCATCTTCATCAACAGGTGTATCTGCAAAGAAAGGCGGGACAGAACAGCTCCCGTGGCACTCCTGCAGATTCTCCTTTGGGCCGCAGTGCCAGTGAGGGCCCCTGGGTGATTGGTGCCCTCCCAGGCGCTCCCTCGTCGCTGCTTTCCGCTCAGGGGACAACGTGCCTGCAGTGGGCCCACACTGGGATGGAAGCAGCCCCTTGCGGGACAGTCAGGGGAGAAAGgcttccctggagctgccagcagctctgaactgagccccaggcagggccagggcttggCAGTGGCAGCgggagcagctcaggctccccggggctgccaaaggagccgcccaaggcacagccccggggcacagccctgggcccggccccttccctctctgctcttctccgtggctgcacagagcacacggaaggacaccctggcattgcacacgggAAGAGGATTGACCAGCTaactgctccttcctgccactgacagtgatcctgtgggatcACTGCTGGGCAAAAGAGGAGGAATTTCCAAGGCAAAATTTCCAGAATCCATCCAACTTCAGAGGATCTCCAGGGAAATGACACATGAATATTACTCTGGACAGTGATTACAGCTGGACAGTGATTACTGTGTTAGGAAAAGCTTGCTGATAACTTACCTTCATCAAGCTCCAAGATCCTTAAACCTTGTTTTACAAGTCTTTCCAAATGATGCACATCACGATCCCAGtctagaagggagcacagatGGGAACCATTCCATGTTGTGCTGGGATACCCTTCTATAGGGAAATGAGCACTGCAAGGGGGTCAGGTAATGCTGTGTGCCCGCACggccaagcagcagagatggcagctcaagcctcagcagggctcagcaaCTTACCTCCCGTGACTGTGCCTGCCATCGTCTCCCTTcttgcagcagaggctgccatGGAGCCACTGCTTCCTCCGGGAAATCTTGTCTTCAGCACATTGTCTCCTTGCATCTCTGGAGATAGAGAAGGAGCGCAGTTGGGTCAGTTGGAAACATTCACCATCAGGGAGGTGGTATCTTCAGGAGACCAAAGCTTGTCTAAGTCATGGAAAAGATTCATGAGACAGGCCAGCTTattggggctggcagggcctCCCTCCTCCAAACGGCTGACCCTCCTGATGtacccagagcccaggaaatTCCCAGGGATCTCAGGGcgtgcctggcccctggtgcactttgggctccctgtctgctgatgcccaatgccttcctgcagagcctggggagaagctgcagtcaggccaggctgggaaacagccctgcagggtgtgaaagcagcagtggggcagcgaggctgccatggatcccttcccgctgggccgggcacggcgtgtCCAGAGGCGCAGAGCAAGGCCCCggctgggagtgtcaggagaaggctcagggacatgcACCCACCGTGCTGTCTCTCCTGATCACTCAGCCTGTTGTTCATGTGTTTGGGTGCCTCTTGGGACTTACTGCCTCTTGCAGGTTTGTTTCTCCATCCTGGACGACCTTAACAGAAAGTATTTCCACTTCAGATGAATGGATCCCACGAAAGCAAGGATCAGCCTGTGGGGTCTGCAGGGACACGTGACTCACCCTTGTGATGGGAGCTCGTCTCGCCGGCAGCAACCAGCAAAGGAGCTTGAAAAgtcctccctgcagacacaccTGTAACTCAAGAGCCACAGAAGCTTCTGTCACCTGGTTCCTGCCAGGTTGTCAATGATCCTTTGTTTAGGAACATAGACAACATACGTGCAGGAGGCTTCAGAGCCTGCAAAACTCCATGCCGccaagctgctggagaagcctTCCTGGCACCCTGAtctagaagggagcacagatGAGAAACTTTTTCAGGGTGTGCTGGGATCCCCTACTGCCTTAGGGAactgggctctgccagggggTCGGGTCAGGcggtgggaggcagatgtcatgggacagggccaaagctgcagaggggcctggggagctctgggctggctctggtcgCTCTCCACATTCTTTGCAGGCCCTGTCCAGCATCCCTGGAGACgaagctggagcagcccagggccAGTGGCGGCTCTCTCACCGCTACACAGTGAACCTTACTTAAAGCCCTGGAGAAAATTGCAGCAGGCAGGGCCACAaccatccctccatccctcccaagctccttccctccttcagcTGGGAGAGCTCCCCCAGCCTGACAGAACAGAGCCAGGCCCTCTCAGGACACactggagccctgctctgcccctcttccctttccccaccaTGGGCACCCGttgcagctgctcccaggttTGGGGCCGTGTCTCTCACAGcgggagcccagcagggctgctcagtCCCCGAGTGCCCTGAGCCTGCTGGGGATAATTCCCCTGGGCTCTGCCGGTCTTGTGTTGCCTGTGCCCGcactgccaagcagcagagatggcagctcaAGCCTCAGAAGGGCTCAGGCCCAGAGGCGCAGCAATTACCTCCTGTGACTGTGCTTGGCATCgtctcccttcctgcagcaggggctgccatGGAGCCACTGCTTCCTCCGGGAAATCTTGTCTTCAGCACATCCTCTCGTTCCACCTCTGGAGAAAGCAAGAGGAACAGATGGGTCAGGTGGGGCTGTTCCCCAATGGGAAGGTGGAATCTTCAGAAGGCAGTGCCTGTTGAAGACATGGATAAGGCTCAGGAAGTCCTCCAAGCTTTGGAGCTACTCCAGGACCCTCCCTCATCAAAACAGCCCTTTAACATGATCTACCCAGAGACCGGGAAATTCCCAGGGATCTCAGGGcgtgcctggcccctggtgcactttgggctccctgtctgctgatgcccaatgccttcctgcagagcctggggagaagctgcagccaggccaggctgggaaacagccctgcagggtgtgaaagcagcagtggggcagcgaggctgccatggatcccttcccgctgggccgggcacggcgtgtCCAGAGGCGCAGAGCAAGGCCCCggctgggagtgtcaggagaaggctcagggatgTGCACCCACCACGCTGTCTCTCCTGATCACTCAGCCTGTTGTTCGTGTGTTTGGATGCCTCTGGGGCCTTATTGCCTCTTGAAAGTTTGTTCCTCCCTCTTGGAGGACCTTAACAGGACgtatttccatttcagatgAATGGATCCCACAAAACCAAGGCTCAGCCTGTGGGGTCTGCAGGGACATGTGACTCACCCTTGCGATGGGAGCTCGTCTCGCCTGCAGCAACCAGCAAAGGAGCTTGAAAAgtcctccctgcagacacaccTGTAACTCAAGAGCCACAGAAGCTTCTGTCACCTGGTTCCTGCCAGGTTGTCAATGATCATTTGTTTAGGAACATAGACAACATACGTGCAGGAGGCTTCAGAGGCTGGAAATCTTCATGATGccaagctgctggagaagcctTCCTAGCACCTTGAtctagaagggagcacagatGAGAAACTTTTTCAGGGTGTGCTGGGATCCCCCTCTGTTTAAGGAactgggctctgccagggggTCGGGTCAGGccgtgggaggcagatgtcactggacagggccaaagctgcagagggccctggggagctctgggctggctctggtcactctccacactGTTTGCAGGCCCTGTTCAGCATCCCTGGCGAGGaaactggagcagcccaggcctcATTGgagctctctccctcccagaggaaaccctccctacaggctggggaaaaccatCCCCAAGGCTCCCCGGGGAGACGGGAGCGCTGTCCCGGGAAAGGGGAGCCAGGCCCCGGCTCACCTGCTCCCTGCGCTCGCCACaaagcagcctgggcagcccttgcaggcagggccactgccagcaggagcaggggcaagAGGCGCAGAGCAAGGGCCATGGTGCCTTGCCCTgagcctgtgcccagctcttgctgccaccGCTGTCCTGACACCGCTGTCCCAATGTCagcaccgccgccgccgctgctgccgcaGCAGTTGTGGTCAGGGACTGACTGCTGGGTCCTTGTGGTGCTGTGCAaccacggggctctggggcctCTGTGACCTgagagcctgctgtgacctcagcctgatgtGACCTgagagcctgctgtgacctcagaaCCTGCACCATCAGGCCGAGGTACAAGGCTCTGGAGGTAGGAAAGAGGGAAACCGAGGTGCGGACAATCCGGGCTGTAAGGAGTGCCCCCACCCCCTCATTTAGGGACATCACAATTGCTTTTAGAGCTCCTGCACCAGCTGGTGAAAAGTTGTGGAACCAAGGAGAGCATTGTGGTAGGGCAGAACCAAGGAGGCCATTTTGACAATACAGACCCTAATTTAACCAAGAGTCCATTGTTTTACAGCAGGGCTTCATGGAACCAAGGAGCCAATGTGAGACTGTCAGGTGTAATGGAATCAAGGACACCACTGCTACTGAAATCTGCTCGATAGAAACCTTCTCAAACagttttgagtatctccaagatggtattttttaatacatacaGCAGGGTGGACACTCAGTTGAACCTTCATCCGTCTCAGTGCTCTGAGCATCAAGTGAACAGAGCTTTTATCAGACACGAGTACACATTCATGAGCTATCCCCACTTTCTTTGACTTTATGTGACATAGTTTCACCCCTTATCGGAAGTCCTCACGTAATTCTTTGGGGTCTGTCACCAACACCCTGTGTCCTATTAGGGTGCTATTCCTCAGCCCTTGCTTTTGAGTAAGggtaatatttttgttttgcataaatTCTCATTTGTCAgccttgcagagctgagcagacaTCCTACTTGTGCTTTGTGTGAGTTACATCCTTTATCTGTTTCTCCAAGGCTATGCTGTTCTAATCTACTGTTCTCATCAAGTCCCTCCTTTTCTCAGCCCCTTATGGACATTGGTCTCTCaacatctttatttcattttacaacATAGGGCACTATAACAGTGAATCTTGATGCAAGCTAAAGCCATACAGCAATTATTCTGGTGACCATTATAGCCAGATGTTTTAACCAACTCCAGCTGGGGAACCATGAAGGAAGTTTGGTCCAGATTTCTTCAAATCCTCAGGAGGAGTCATCTTGagctctgctttaaaaatttttttaaaactacaaTACTGTGTCCCAAAGTCAGTTCTTGAGCTTCCAGGATCAGAACAAAAGCAGCTGCTACTGCATGGGACCAGAAAATGAAAGTGCAGTTACTGAGTTCATCCTTGAGGGTTTCCCAGAGCTTGATCCAAGGCTGCAGCTGTTTTTCTCTCGGGTCCTTCTGCTCGTGTACCTGACCACAGTGATGGGGAATGCAACCAtcattttcctcctgtgtgTGGATCACCACCGGCAAACCCCCCTGTACTTTTTCATCTGCAGCCTGGCCTTCCTGGAAATCTGGTTTACATCCTCCACAAGCATCCAAGTGTTTGTGATGCTGAGTTCTGGTCAGAACACTCTCTCATTGAGCAGCTGCTTTCCCCAAAACTTTTTCTATTTtgccctgggctgcacagaGTTTGTTCTGCTGGTTGTCATGCCCTTTCACTGCTATGTTGCCATCTGCCACCCTTGGCTCTACGCTGCCATCAGTAAGCCTCAGCTCTGTGTCCACCTGGGTATTGCTGCTTGTGTCCTCGGATTTGCCCTGCTGAGCTACAGGCTGCTCTTCCTCTCTGAGCTGTCTTTCTGTGGCTCCAAGGTCCCCATTTCCTCTGTGACAACTCCCCCTTGTTCAAACTGTCCTGCTCTGACACCAGCCTGCTTTGGAAAATAGACTCTGTCTTCTTACCGTGGGTCGAGGTGGGTTCCTTGTGTTTGGCTCTGGCTTTTGACATCTGCATCCTGTTCTGTGTTCTGCAtcttccagcagcctctgggagGAAGAAAGCTTTGAATACGTGttcttcccatcccatccccttATCCATTGCCTGTGGGAGCTGCATTGCTCTCTACATGTGTCCTGCAGAAGATGTTTCCTTGAGGACCAACAGAATTGGAGCTCTGCTGAACACAGCCCTGTACCCATTCTTAAATCCATTCATCTACAGCCTTGGGAACAAATCTGTGATGCTGGCCCTGAACAAATCCATTGCCAGGGCAAGAACAAGAACAAAGCTTTTCCCCTAACCATGGTGCATTTCTGGAAAGCCATCCATCAATCTGGTATCATCTGTTACACAAAAccagtgcctgtgtgtgcagcctCCAAACACGGCTGCCTCAGGAGATTGATGCTCCTTCTGGGTTGTGTCAGGTTCAGAGAGAAGAGACTCATCTGCACACCCAGGCAGGGCACCAACAATGGCAACAGGACAAACTCAGTTCAttctctgccctggctgctcccaggcccATCTCTGGAGAGCCACCAGCTCATTAAGGGCCCATATCCAAAACAGAGAAGAGCTCAGAGGAACAAATGACAATCCAAATTACAGCTCCTGAGCAATGGACACCTtgtcccagctcctttcctgggACAGCCATCAGCCCTGGTGCCTGGGTTTGAAATCCCAAAGTCACTGAGAGCAGGTCACCATTTGGACTAAGGGGATTGCTGCCATGGTGTGTAGGACACGTTATGCGATGGAAGGGAAGAGCAGTTTTGGATAGCACAGGACTTATGGGAAGGCAAGGGGAGGACCCCCACCACAGTAGTCTGTCCTGTGTTCTCATGAAATTTCAATTCTACCTCCTGTGTGAGCAAATCTCTGTTctgcctgagcacagagcccggggctgtgagggcagcagctggaggagggcaCCAAACAGCCCCTCTGCCAATGGTGCCGGCCACGGAGTGACCGCAGGGACTGGACTGaagggtttggggctgtggggtgtgttTGCTCTGCACCAGCACCTGCAATGGGGCTGTGGCCTCAGGGCTCAGATGTCCAAATGCCTCTGCTGAGACTGGAATCCAGGGGAAGCTGCTGAGCACATGAGtgtctgagcacagctgctgcagggatccATGTACAGGTGTGACCATGGAATGGGATAGAGTGAACCAGGATGGTCCCGTTGGGAATGATCTGCAGTTCAGGGCAGAATGATGGTCTGCTCCCACTGCCCGACCCCTCCATGGCTGACCAAAAGTTCCAACAGTCCTTAAGGGCACTGTCCAAATGTCTCTTCAACACTGACAGGCTTGGGGCATCAGCCACCTCTCCACGGAGCCTGTTCAGTGTCTGACCACCCTCTCAGTAAAGAAACACTTTCTCCTGTGTCGTCTAAACTGTCCCTGGTACAGCTTTGGACCATTCTCGCACGTTCCAGGCCAGGATatcagggagaagagaaagggaaatgcagggcagagccagggggcAGCAAGATGGGAGtgtgcagcctgcagggacacagcagcagctgtgggacagtgCAGGACAAGCTGTGCTGGACATGGCCAagggccctggcagggctggcagtgcccaggggaaGCCAAACCTTGgtgtcctggggcacagcagggtctgtgccaccaagggctgaggggacacctTGTCCTGAGGCCCTGGGTCctcctgggacagccccagcaaggTTGGGCACTGTCACCCCCTTGTTCTGCCCTCAGCACCCCCCCACATCCCAGTGGCCTCAGGGATCTGCTAGGaccagtccctggggagccttggtcAGGAATGGCCCTGGGGGCTCCTCAATGCTCACAGGGACTGCAGGTTTTGCAAACgattttgggttttgcttttgcctGGGAGTCTCTGAGGGGTTTATGAAATCACAGCCTccaattatctgctttaattaGTCCCTTGACATTTTTTGTCAGTAACAACACGCAGTGGGGCTCATTAATATCTCAAAGTACTCTAGAGTCAGCAAACTACTACTTTTTGACACTGAATCCTCTCTGAGAGGTTTGTGCTGTCACGGCCTccaattatctgctttaatgAGTCCCTAGAGAGGCTTTGTACTGACACTCAGTGGGGCTCATCAATGCTTTGAGATACTCAAGgttttttaaggtattttggGTTTTCCTTTCCACACGGAGTCTCTGAGGGGCTTTTGGCCAATCCTGGCCTCCAATTCTCTCCTCCAAGGAGTCCATGGGGAGCCTGTGTTAGGGATGGATGTCAGTGGGACACAGGAATGCTTTGAGACACTTTGGGTTAGTTCCTCTGACTTGGACTCCTGGAAAGGTTTGTGCAATCTCCTCTCGGGCCCTGAGGGCTCAGCACCAAACACACCACAGGGGTCCTTGGGATCAAGCAAGTCCTGACAAACCATGGCTGTGCCTTGATTTCCCTCTGGTCTGGTGCAGTTCATCAGGAAGGTTTTCTACTGCAGTTATGGAGAAAGATTTCAAAGAGCTGCTAAGAAATACACATTCCTGTTATAAAGGCTGTTtaaagttttgtttctgttctctttaGAGCAGAGGTGATTGCAACATTCTGTGACTGATATTGATCCAGGATCTCTCCTCAGGAGGTCTGGCCTggtcagagaagctgtgccttgAGGTCCGAGCCAGTGTGGACAACCTTGCTCCACATTCCCCAAGCCTATCCTGTCTGTCCTCACTCACCTGGGACCTCCTTTGCTTGGACAGCTGCCTGCACTCAGGtaaaaaagggttttctatTTTATGAAGCAATGTAAATCCCTGAGTTTTCCCCACTGAAAACAGACACACTCCTCCAGTGTGTGCCAGCCCAAGGTGCCACCAAaacctctccagccctgccctgggccagctgtGAGGGTGGACCATCATCCCAACCTGCCCTGGGCCACTgcaaggggctgtggccatggaCACTGCACTGAGCCCACTGCTGGGTTTGGGTGCCACAGCAACTGCAAGCTGCTCAAGTGTCCTTGGAAACACTGGGGAGGACTGGGACATACTGGGGAACACTGGGAACAATGTGGGAGACACTGGGACATACTGGGAGTGATACTGGGGAATACTGGAACAAACTGGGGACAATGGGAACACTGTGGGGAAGACTGGGGGTACTGGGGCATGCTATGGAAGATACTGGGGGGAACTggaagggaatgggaatgaaGTATTGGGAGGGACTGGGCTGTACTGGTGATGAAATGGACTGTAAAGTGGAGACTGAAGGAATGCTGGTGCAGAACTGGGCTGTACGGGGGATGAATTGGGCTGTACTGGGAAGGACTGGAGGGGCTGAATGGGCTGTTCTCACCTCCGGACACTCCCATTGGCCGAGGCTCCAGCCCATCACCACCTGCAGCCAATCAGCGCCAGGAAACCGGGGCCTCGGGGCGATGCCTCGTTTCAACGTCATGTTTCCTTTTTGCCTACAACTCCCGTCATGCCTCGTGGCCTAATTGAGTCCTGTTGCAGTCCGGACTACAATGCCCGTCATGCACCGCGCTCTAATGAACCGTGGTAACCGCCCCGCATGTGTCTTTTAAGTGTCCCCCAGACCTGCCAGCGTTCCTAAGTGTCCCTTCAGCGTCCATTTGGAAGCCCTCAAAagcatccccaaatcccctgAATTCTCCCAACCCCACAGATGCCCGTTAAAGCCACTTCTGGGAATCCATCTCAAATCATCTCCCGTGCATCAGAGCTTCGCCTAACACAGTCCCCCACCTAAAACTCCCGCCGTGCCTCACGCCTTAAAGCGCCCGGTTCTAGCTTCCACAGTCCCCCTCAAGTGCTCGCGAACCATATACGTTCCCCCTGAGGACCTCAAGTCGCGGCTTGGACGCCAAAGTGTTCCCCAAGTGCTGTCCCGGACCTCCAAAAGCGAGCCACTTCCGAGACTACAGCTCCCAACATGCTCTGTGCCCCACCCTGAGCCATTGGAGCTGCGCTTCCAACTCCTGTGATGCCCCGCGGCCCCGTTAACCCGTGTTATACCCGCGCCTACAACTCCCATCATCCCCCGCGCCCCAGAgagccccctcagagccccccaaGTGCCCGCCCAGGCCCCAAAGGGTGCCCAGATTCCCCTCCCTGACCTCCAAGTGCCCCCCTGGACCGCCAAGTGCTCCCATGGACCCCGAATTGTCCGACAGAATCACAAAGTGCCCCTGCAAgtgctcccccagctccccccagGTGTCCTCCCAGACCCTCAAGTCTCTCCAAATTCCCTTCTCCACATGGACCCCAGAAATGTCACCATGGACccctgatttgttaaaaaaacatgGATATTGATCTtataccgatatccaactatgacgacaaagactctctaacggtttgaagttagaaagtgtatgtttattacgacgccgggcagcgtgcgggatagctcccaaatacacacgcgcaatttacagatgatcacagggtctttttatgtacaagagtattcaatacccaaaacacaaatgcatattcataactctgaTCCATCCCGTTCCCCACtttgtatggtaattagccaaaaagcaattaagcatgcgtagtttgttctttgaaatgggtcggtggtccttcttatggggtggggtctcaaaatgatgaagtaagatgggtcttcctcgctttgactttgtaaccttttagtgttggtgacacctggatcctgttttctcaagactatctgatttatgatcacattgtgttcttggagtctattgattaagttgacaggcctcctgatttatcagttccttaaatccggcttctgttaaaaaaagggaagtttacctcaacaatgttTAGTTAGTtaagggaagtctacgtcagcaatacctagtttaactaaagtccttaattcttcaaaattaatatctcacccCAAAGTGGTCCCTTCTACCCTGTCTGagaaaatgctcaaaaatatgacaaaaagactaaaaaaagcagctaattaatgtaaaaagggagaaatcaaTAGCCGATAGTGGGCAATTAATTAAAGAAGGGGATTGTGTTAATTACAACTAATGACCAAAAACTGTTTTGGCTGTTAAAAATGTATAGATTTTTGAATGGGAATATAAAAATTAgctaataaaatacagaataatataaaaataaccatggtttttaaattaattaaatttcaattatcaagaaaattaaaaagaattctttatATTTTGGGATGTCAGTCCCAGGTGAGTGATGTCAGACATGCTGAGGttggtgtgaggagcagcttgtCCCAACAGGATCAGCCCACAAGGGGCTCATTCTTCTTTGTGCCCAGACCTCCTAAGGAGATATTGTGCATCAAGATCACTTGGAGAATGCTTCTGTCACCTTTCCTAAgaactgaaaattgaaaaaatatgcccttgatttaaaaaaaccaagaaaaagtCATGAGGTGCACTTTGAAATCTTCCTCCTTAACAGAACTCCAAACTGACTCCAAGCAGTTGCACAAGCCCTGAGACatgaagaaaactgaagaaagacaAAGGGCTCCCCAGggctttctgtattttaatcaGTCCCACACTGGATTTGGGGCTGAGTCATGGAGCcccaggcactgagagaaggTTGAAGAAGCTGCTCCAAGAGTCAGAAGCAAAACTCCAAGTcccttggagcatccctgggcccCACTGAGGGAAGGGAGTGccaaaggctccccagggactggtGAGAGCAGATCCTTGAGGCCAGGAGTGCAGGGAGCCcaaggctgtgagcagggaacTGCAATGCTGAGGCAggcctgggctggctggagggagcagaaaggccaagccctgagcccaggcctgggacagcagggcctgTCCCCCCCGGGGGGCTCGGGACTCTTGgtggggcactgggatgggagGGGCAGCAAGGACAAATGGCATcaagctgccagccctgccagcctgctcaGGGAGGGGCCAGGGAGGAGCCAAGTGCAGCCCCTGGAAGGAAAGTTCCTTCAGTGGGGCCTCCCGAGGcgctggcagagcccaggggacaAAGGCCTGGAtgcctgtggccctgccagccctgcccagcccttggccatgtgtcctgcaggctgtgccccctgggcgtgctgctgctgtgccctggccgGCTGCACACGCCCATCTCGCTGTCCCCCCAGCATTTGTCAGCCCAGCAttgctgtgccctccctgggctccctgcacccAGCGCTGCCggctcctggcacacagagccaggccATGGCCCAGCCTCACGCTGGGACACCTCCTGCACCAAAattctgccatggcagggacttttctttgtgctcagctccaggctgagccttcCAAGCTGCACTTTGGGGaggtttccttctcttcccgctgccaagggaagctctgtctgctgctgttcacaaagagagaagggctggtgggagatCAGTGGGGGTCAGGGGCTGTTTGGGGTACAGGGACCATGAAATTGTTgagtttttaaatattctgtggAAGAAGGAGGAGCATCCATAAAACTTCTACACTGGACTTACAGAGAGCAGACTTCGGCCTATTCAGGATGCAGATTTGGGCAGTGCCAAATCTGGTACTGATATTTTTAAGGGAAACAGCCCTTAAAACCAAGGGATCCATGGAAGATGgacacactttaaaaaaaaaaactctgaagGAATAGGAGCATGCTATATGCCCAAACATAAGCCAGTGAGGAAAATGACTGGCCTTGCTGGGCATGGGGCTTTTGCAGGAACTCAGGGAAAAACAAGAGGGTACATCCCCTTGTGACAGAGGGGAAGGGAACTCCGGAAATATTTAATGGTGTTGTTAGGtcacacagaaagaaatttagGGAGGTGTAAGCTCAATTAGAACTTAACCTGTCTGCTTCTGTGAAAGATACTAAAAATCTTTGAATCAATAAATTAATGGCAAACAGAGGTGAAAGGAAAACCTCCATTCTTTTTGGGGGGGGACATGGTTAccaaagatgaggaaaaggctgcagtACTTAACCTCTTCTTTGCCTCAGGTTTCCACAATCAGACAGGCT
The sequence above is a segment of the Sylvia atricapilla isolate bSylAtr1 chromosome 18, bSylAtr1.pri, whole genome shotgun sequence genome. Coding sequences within it:
- the LOC136369551 gene encoding LOW QUALITY PROTEIN: olfactory receptor 2AP1-like (The sequence of the model RefSeq protein was modified relative to this genomic sequence to represent the inferred CDS: inserted 1 base in 1 codon); this translates as MGPENESAVTEFILEGFPELDPRLQLFFSRVLLLVYLTTVMGNATIIFLLCVDHHRQTPLYFFICSLAFLEIWFTSSTSIQVFVMLSSGQNTLSLSSCFPQNFFYFALGCTEFVLLVVMPFHCYVAICHPWLYAAISKPQLCVHLGIAACVLGFALLSYRLLFLSELSFCGSKVXHFLCDNSPLFKLSCSDTSLLWKIDSVFLPWVEVGSLCLALAFDICILFCVLHLPAASGRKKALNTCSSHPIPLSIACGSCIALYMCPAEDVSLRTNRIGALLNTALYPFLNPFIYSLGNKSVMLALNKSIARARTRTKLFP